One segment of Caldanaerobius polysaccharolyticus DSM 13641 DNA contains the following:
- a CDS encoding DUF2275 domain-containing protein produces MCFDEGTLQAYIDNELDDDTHREVRFHVMQCAKCRSKLKELKEIDSFVGRTMNVPPINTDTAWLVWSKKMMKRRGVFNMVKRYKKYIATAAAVAFIASSIIFPPVRNVEAHLLSLFRLNKFQAVTITPDDIQKMQMQFQQNGINNIDLKEFGDIKIAGDQVFQTFQPDEIDKFKSSLGYDISIPQVDNFKIQYLSIEKSRKIEFKLNVDKVNSLIKTFGGNKLFPESLKGKTFTVNLGDIANIGMREGEGQDKNSSFLSMGTVKVPEITVPEGVDLNEVRDAVINLPFLPDNIKKQIAAIKDWKNTIPVPLANDKNSSSEAQNVTINGNPGILVVHRLKNQNYQYSTLAWVKGDVIYTLQSSNLPPDQLTQIAGSMR; encoded by the coding sequence ATGTGCTTTGATGAAGGTACTCTTCAGGCCTATATAGACAATGAACTGGACGATGACACCCACAGGGAAGTAAGATTTCATGTAATGCAATGCGCAAAATGCAGATCCAAGTTAAAAGAGCTTAAAGAAATAGACAGCTTCGTGGGCAGGACCATGAATGTACCGCCCATAAATACCGACACAGCGTGGCTTGTGTGGAGCAAAAAAATGATGAAAAGGAGAGGTGTGTTCAATATGGTAAAGAGGTATAAAAAATACATCGCAACGGCAGCGGCCGTCGCCTTTATCGCGTCATCCATCATCTTTCCCCCCGTAAGAAATGTAGAAGCCCACTTATTGAGCCTTTTCAGGCTCAACAAATTCCAGGCCGTCACCATAACTCCTGATGACATACAGAAGATGCAGATGCAATTTCAGCAAAACGGCATCAATAATATAGACCTCAAAGAATTTGGCGACATAAAAATCGCCGGCGATCAAGTATTTCAAACCTTCCAGCCCGACGAAATAGATAAGTTCAAATCTTCTCTGGGGTACGATATAAGCATACCACAAGTAGACAACTTCAAAATTCAATATTTAAGTATAGAGAAAAGCAGAAAAATAGAATTTAAGCTTAACGTAGATAAAGTCAACAGCCTGATAAAAACCTTTGGCGGAAACAAGCTGTTCCCAGAAAGCTTGAAAGGAAAGACATTCACCGTAAACCTCGGCGATATAGCCAATATAGGTATGAGAGAAGGAGAAGGTCAGGACAAAAACAGTTCTTTCCTCTCCATGGGCACCGTAAAAGTTCCTGAGATCACCGTGCCCGAGGGCGTGGACCTCAATGAGGTAAGGGATGCTGTCATAAACCTGCCGTTTCTACCCGATAATATCAAAAAACAGATAGCCGCAATAAAGGACTGGAAAAACACCATACCTGTGCCTCTTGCCAATGACAAAAACAGCAGCAGCGAAGCCCAAAACGTGACTATAAACGGCAATCCGGGCATCCTGGTGGTACACCGCCTCAAAAATCAGAATTACCAGTACAGCACACTGGCATGGGTTAAAGGAGACGTAATATACACTCTCCAGTCATCAAACCTGCCGCCGGACCAACTAACTCAAATAGCCGGGTCCATGAGGTGA
- a CDS encoding ABC transporter ATP-binding protein, whose translation MIIETYSLTKQFNGKGGFSDINLTVDSGQVFGFLGPNGAGKSTFVKTLVGLLYPTSGLAYILGKPLGDATVREKIGFLPEGFKYHDWMTGKELMEFHARLYKMKNPSKRIQELIELVKLKGHESKRIKNYSKGMQQRIGLAIALLPDPDVVFLDEPTSALDPVGRIEVREIIKELKAMGKTVFLNSHLLSEVEMVCDEVAIINHGHIIAKGKLDELLAKTTRVEITAEGVSSDLVDKLSSMGDDFQIRGNTMVLTVKNRDDIPLISKTVVESGARLYELKNHTDSLEELFITLLGKDEQNADHR comes from the coding sequence ATGATAATAGAGACGTACAGCCTGACAAAGCAGTTCAACGGCAAGGGAGGTTTTTCTGATATAAACCTGACCGTAGACAGCGGTCAGGTGTTTGGTTTCCTGGGACCCAACGGCGCAGGAAAAAGCACTTTTGTGAAGACACTGGTGGGGCTATTGTACCCCACCTCAGGTCTTGCTTACATCCTGGGAAAGCCCCTAGGCGATGCAACCGTCAGGGAAAAAATCGGCTTTTTGCCCGAGGGCTTTAAATATCACGACTGGATGACAGGTAAGGAACTTATGGAATTTCACGCCAGGCTATATAAAATGAAAAACCCCAGTAAAAGAATCCAAGAGCTTATAGAACTGGTAAAACTAAAAGGGCACGAATCAAAAAGGATCAAGAATTACAGCAAGGGCATGCAACAGAGGATAGGTCTTGCCATAGCCCTTTTGCCTGACCCTGACGTCGTATTTTTGGATGAGCCTACCTCAGCATTAGACCCGGTGGGGCGTATAGAAGTGAGGGAGATCATAAAAGAGCTTAAAGCCATGGGTAAAACCGTATTTTTAAACAGCCACCTTTTAAGCGAGGTGGAAATGGTATGCGATGAAGTAGCGATTATAAACCACGGGCACATCATAGCCAAGGGAAAGCTTGACGAGCTCCTCGCGAAGACCACCAGAGTTGAAATAACAGCAGAAGGAGTATCTTCTGACCTGGTAGATAAACTGTCGTCTATGGGCGACGACTTTCAAATCCGTGGCAATACCATGGTACTGACAGTGAAGAACAGGGATGACATCCCCTTGATATCAAAAACAGTGGTGGAGTCAGGAGCCAGGCTCTACGAGCTTAAAAACCACACAGATTCACTGGAAGAGTTATTTATAACCCTGCTAGGAAAGGATGAACAAAATGCTGACCATCGTTAA
- a CDS encoding ABC transporter permease, with amino-acid sequence MLTIVKYTIKEMARKRALLFVALLTAGFLAIYGYGLHMVFRNTGNSGNFTNVFYYIQYSQLLSAGLYFGSFIVAFLTVLTSVSAISGDVESSAIYAVLVKPIKRYEVVLGKFIGYGIILTVYSSFFFLAIIGLNIATGNKLTFQFSNILKAMFYFDLGPIAFLSFVVCMSSMLSTVNTGVISVMAYGIAMIGGILEQIGTLIPKGEGQGLINAGIITSLVMPTDVIFRKMTSELLSTSEGFSFITGGLFGAQSQPSPYMIGYIFAYIVFLVIYGSVKFTHRDL; translated from the coding sequence ATGCTGACCATCGTTAAATACACCATAAAGGAAATGGCCAGAAAACGGGCTTTGCTTTTTGTAGCTCTGCTTACCGCAGGGTTTCTTGCCATCTATGGATACGGCTTGCATATGGTCTTCAGAAACACTGGCAATAGTGGCAACTTCACCAACGTTTTTTACTACATACAATATTCACAGCTTCTGTCAGCGGGGCTTTACTTTGGCAGCTTTATAGTGGCATTTTTGACCGTATTGACATCGGTCAGCGCCATATCAGGAGACGTGGAGAGCAGCGCCATATATGCAGTGCTGGTAAAACCCATAAAAAGGTATGAGGTTGTACTGGGCAAATTCATAGGCTACGGAATCATCCTCACCGTTTATAGCTCCTTTTTCTTCCTGGCCATAATCGGCCTCAACATAGCTACAGGCAACAAGTTGACCTTTCAATTTTCAAACATCCTGAAGGCGATGTTTTATTTTGACCTGGGGCCTATAGCCTTCCTGTCCTTTGTCGTATGCATGAGCTCTATGCTTTCCACCGTCAATACAGGTGTCATAAGCGTCATGGCGTACGGCATTGCTATGATAGGCGGCATCCTGGAGCAGATAGGGACATTAATACCCAAAGGAGAGGGACAGGGCCTGATCAACGCAGGTATAATCACCAGCCTTGTAATGCCCACTGATGTGATCTTTCGCAAGATGACCTCAGAGCTTTTAAGCACCTCAGAGGGATTTAGCTTTATAACAGGCGGGCTTTTCGGCGCTCAATCCCAGCCCAGCCCTTATATGATAGGGTACATCTTCGCGTACATCGTCTTTCTGGTGATTTACGGCTCCGTAAAATTCACTCACAGGGATCTCTAA
- a CDS encoding replication-associated recombination protein A has product MMYKQRSIFDGEREKNKPLADRMRPQNLDEFVGQEHILGKGKLLRNLIETDSITSMILWGPPGVGKTTLAMIIAHMTHSNFVTFSAVTSGIKDIKQIMEKAEAESRFGNKTVLFIDEIHRFNKAQQDAFLPYVEKGDIILIGATTENPSFEVNSALLSRSKVFVMNPLSEKDLMVLLKRALEDSQRGLGQYDVVIRDEQLQKIATFANGDARVALNTLEMAVTGCPVDGNGRRVITDAILEDAMQRKSLLYDKQGEEHYNLISAFHKSLRNSDCQAAVYWLARMLEAGEDPLYVARRMIRFASEDVGLADPRALEIAVAAYDAAHYIGMPECSVNLAQAAVYLALAPKSNAVYVAYNRAKADALKTMAEGVPLHLRNAPTRLMKELGYGDGYKYAHDYDEKVADMQCLPDNLKDRSYYEPTESGLEKNFKQRLEQINSLKKKMGQKQFRDPCE; this is encoded by the coding sequence TTGATGTATAAACAAAGGTCTATATTTGATGGGGAAAGAGAAAAAAATAAGCCGCTGGCTGACAGGATGAGACCTCAGAATCTGGATGAGTTTGTGGGTCAGGAGCATATACTGGGAAAGGGCAAGCTTTTGAGAAACCTTATAGAGACAGACAGCATAACGTCCATGATCCTCTGGGGACCGCCGGGCGTGGGTAAAACCACCTTAGCTATGATCATCGCTCATATGACCCATTCCAATTTTGTCACATTTAGCGCAGTCACCTCTGGCATAAAAGATATAAAGCAGATCATGGAAAAGGCTGAGGCTGAGAGCAGATTTGGGAACAAGACTGTGCTGTTTATTGATGAAATTCACCGCTTCAATAAGGCGCAACAGGATGCTTTTTTGCCTTATGTGGAAAAAGGCGATATCATATTGATCGGGGCGACTACAGAAAATCCTTCTTTTGAGGTGAATTCGGCGCTGTTATCCCGCTCCAAGGTCTTTGTCATGAACCCATTGAGCGAGAAGGACCTTATGGTTTTGCTCAAAAGGGCTTTAGAGGACAGCCAGCGCGGCCTGGGGCAGTACGATGTGGTAATAAGAGATGAGCAGCTGCAAAAAATAGCTACCTTTGCCAATGGGGATGCCCGGGTGGCGTTAAATACCCTGGAGATGGCTGTTACAGGCTGCCCTGTCGATGGCAACGGCAGGCGGGTGATAACAGATGCTATACTGGAGGATGCCATGCAGAGAAAATCCCTGCTGTACGACAAGCAGGGAGAAGAGCATTATAACCTCATTTCGGCGTTTCACAAGTCCTTGAGAAACAGCGATTGTCAGGCAGCGGTATACTGGCTGGCCAGGATGCTGGAGGCAGGGGAGGATCCTCTGTACGTGGCCAGGAGGATGATACGGTTTGCATCGGAGGACGTGGGGCTGGCAGATCCAAGAGCACTGGAGATAGCGGTGGCTGCCTATGATGCTGCTCACTATATTGGGATGCCAGAATGCAGCGTAAACCTGGCCCAGGCGGCTGTATATCTGGCGCTGGCTCCCAAGTCCAACGCGGTGTATGTGGCTTACAACAGGGCAAAGGCGGATGCATTGAAAACCATGGCAGAAGGAGTGCCTCTTCACCTGAGGAATGCCCCTACAAGGCTTATGAAAGAGCTAGGGTATGGCGATGGGTATAAGTACGCTCACGATTATGATGAGAAAGTGGCAGACATGCAGTGCCTGCCTGATAATTTAAAGGATAGGAGTTATTATGAACCTACGGAATCAGGCCTGGAAAAGAATTTTAAACAGAGGCTGGAGCAGATAAACAGTTTAAAGAAAAAGATGGGACAGAAGCAGTTTAGAGATCCCTGTGAGTGA
- a CDS encoding PIG-L deacetylase family protein — protein sequence MQKRIKRYMYLLAGVSLVLVFLFSTMNLGSVIANMTLKTDIPEFDYPGSRIMVVAPHPDDESIGAAGVIKEALKMHIPIKVVIFTSGESYKRAAINFSKRLHPTNKDFYRLGVQRQRESIVAMQTLGLPRKDLIFLGFADGSLRFLWDDFWNVPRRSGGVWVYRSPYKTNVYRPGIEYTGQNAFEAFSSLVKSFRPTDIFYPDPNDTNADHWAVSNFVVYTILQQNYHIREHTYLVHHPQWPVPWMAVTTLNENPPIDLKWERWQRFQLSQDEISIKKKALLQYRTQIEIMQPFLMAFVRKSELFGYVPKVNISGVNQLPSLGALDKTKDYIVAKSIDGMFSQEIYKSADLDDLRVFRYNGVLWIGLTTKAPISNKVAYQLQMRIFYKGNDIKRFDVGVVNGKLIVYRRAFNSIADRNIVNMREFKRSIWYEVKLPDKGNIQHIFMGSQALYRGKLISRIPWKVYDMNDEEFGERI from the coding sequence ATGCAAAAAAGAATCAAGAGATATATGTATTTATTAGCAGGTGTGTCACTGGTGCTGGTGTTTTTATTTAGCACGATGAATCTTGGTTCGGTTATTGCCAATATGACGTTAAAAACCGATATCCCTGAATTTGATTACCCCGGCAGCAGAATTATGGTAGTTGCACCCCATCCAGACGATGAATCTATAGGCGCCGCAGGTGTCATAAAAGAAGCTTTAAAGATGCATATACCAATTAAAGTAGTTATTTTTACATCTGGAGAGAGTTACAAGCGCGCGGCTATAAATTTTTCAAAACGACTACATCCCACCAATAAGGACTTTTACAGGTTAGGGGTTCAGAGGCAAAGAGAGAGCATAGTGGCGATGCAAACGCTGGGATTGCCGAGAAAAGATTTGATATTTTTAGGATTCGCCGATGGCAGTTTGAGGTTTTTGTGGGACGATTTCTGGAATGTACCGCGCAGAAGTGGCGGCGTATGGGTTTATCGCTCACCGTACAAGACCAACGTGTACAGACCTGGGATAGAGTATACAGGACAGAATGCCTTTGAGGCGTTTTCATCTTTGGTCAAAAGTTTTAGGCCTACTGATATTTTTTATCCGGATCCTAATGATACAAATGCCGATCATTGGGCTGTTAGCAATTTCGTGGTTTATACCATATTACAACAGAATTACCATATAAGGGAACATACGTATCTTGTTCACCATCCCCAATGGCCTGTGCCGTGGATGGCTGTTACTACGCTGAATGAAAACCCACCGATAGATCTTAAATGGGAGAGATGGCAGAGATTCCAGTTAAGTCAAGATGAGATAAGCATCAAGAAAAAAGCGTTGTTGCAATATAGGACGCAGATTGAGATAATGCAGCCTTTTTTGATGGCTTTTGTCAGGAAGAGTGAGCTGTTTGGGTATGTGCCAAAGGTGAATATTTCAGGGGTTAACCAGTTGCCGTCCTTGGGCGCGCTGGATAAAACCAAAGATTATATAGTAGCAAAGAGTATCGATGGTATGTTCAGCCAGGAGATATATAAAAGTGCGGATTTGGATGACTTGCGGGTATTCAGGTATAATGGCGTGCTATGGATTGGACTTACGACCAAAGCGCCGATTTCAAATAAAGTAGCGTACCAGCTTCAGATGAGGATATTTTACAAGGGTAACGATATTAAGCGCTTTGACGTGGGAGTTGTAAATGGCAAGTTGATTGTATACCGCAGAGCTTTTAACTCCATAGCTGATCGAAATATTGTGAATATGCGTGAGTTCAAAAGAAGTATATGGTATGAGGTTAAACTTCCTGATAAGGGAAATATCCAGCACATATTCATGGGTAGCCAGGCATTATATAGAGGCAAATTGATAAGCAGAATACCGTGGAAGGTATACGATATGAATGATGAGGAGTTTGGTGAGAGGATTTGA
- a CDS encoding coenzyme F420-0:L-glutamate ligase has product MYRIPVRTHIITEKDNIVSVVKKYIENIAEPGDIVAIAESVVAITQGRAYLPKDVKVGLLARFLCKFPQRHGSLTSPQSMQLAINETGHFRILLAAGIGAIGKLFGIKGWFFKIAGRQVALIDDVAGTMPPYHRHIVLGPKDPDKVCNAIKKATGIDAIIVDANDIGCANIVGHSSGISMDIKKQLTNIFKENPAGNGDQQTPIVLLKRCKAKDM; this is encoded by the coding sequence ATGTACAGAATACCTGTCAGAACACACATAATAACAGAGAAAGACAACATCGTATCTGTAGTCAAAAAGTACATAGAGAATATCGCAGAGCCAGGTGATATCGTGGCCATCGCGGAGAGCGTTGTTGCGATCACTCAGGGAAGGGCTTATCTGCCCAAAGACGTAAAGGTTGGATTGCTGGCTAGGTTTTTATGCAAGTTCCCCCAGAGGCACGGAAGCCTTACATCGCCGCAATCCATGCAACTGGCCATAAACGAAACCGGGCATTTTCGAATTCTGCTTGCAGCAGGTATAGGCGCCATAGGTAAGCTTTTTGGCATAAAAGGCTGGTTTTTTAAAATCGCAGGTAGGCAGGTAGCCCTAATAGACGATGTAGCTGGCACCATGCCACCCTATCACAGGCACATCGTACTAGGACCTAAAGACCCCGATAAGGTATGCAATGCCATAAAAAAAGCCACAGGCATTGATGCTATAATCGTTGACGCCAACGACATAGGCTGTGCGAATATTGTGGGCCATTCTTCTGGAATAAGTATGGATATAAAAAAGCAGCTTACAAACATCTTCAAAGAAAATCCCGCGGGAAACGGCGATCAGCAAACCCCTATTGTGCTGTTAAAAAGATGCAAGGCAAAGGACATGTAG
- a CDS encoding glycosyltransferase family 4 protein encodes MKIAHIVRTSQGGMLSHIKILLSMLIEKGYDVCLIGDIDDVTERWFRGLEIKAYRVVFNNDSNVFSLFSQAIKISSVIKKERPDVVHMHGYIASVVGRLACMVDGVYATVVTVHNYMPDRFFLRKFFVLMERILSGRTKAYIAVSEALKVHVIEQMGVPEGKIRTVYNGIPDFVDGGAKDDVKELSGKKRVISVARLIPEKGVEYLIKAADEILKERDDVEFLVLGDGPQKSQLEDLIKVLNRQEQVKLLGYRDDVDVLLKSSDVFVLPSFSEGMPVSVIEAMRAAKPIVATDVGGIPEEVVDGVNGLLVKPGNVGKLKEAILYFLNDPQRGQRYGLKGYERYKELFSADKMCEKVIQVYSDVLCGK; translated from the coding sequence ATGAAAATAGCGCACATCGTGAGGACATCTCAAGGCGGCATGCTGTCTCACATAAAGATACTTCTATCTATGCTGATTGAAAAAGGGTATGACGTTTGTTTGATCGGAGATATTGATGATGTCACCGAAAGGTGGTTTAGAGGTCTGGAGATAAAGGCGTATAGGGTGGTATTTAACAACGACAGCAATGTATTTTCGCTGTTTAGCCAGGCAATAAAAATATCTTCTGTTATTAAAAAAGAAAGACCTGACGTGGTCCATATGCACGGGTACATAGCATCAGTGGTAGGCAGACTTGCGTGCATGGTCGACGGTGTATATGCTACGGTAGTAACAGTTCACAATTATATGCCTGATAGATTTTTTTTGAGAAAGTTTTTTGTGCTCATGGAGAGAATCCTTTCAGGGCGCACCAAAGCCTATATTGCAGTGTCGGAGGCTTTAAAGGTCCATGTGATTGAGCAGATGGGGGTACCTGAGGGCAAAATCCGGACGGTATACAATGGAATACCAGATTTCGTTGATGGGGGCGCGAAGGACGATGTTAAAGAATTGAGTGGTAAGAAAAGGGTTATATCAGTGGCCAGGCTTATACCGGAAAAAGGGGTTGAATACTTGATAAAGGCTGCAGATGAAATATTGAAGGAGAGGGATGACGTGGAGTTCTTGGTCCTGGGCGACGGGCCTCAGAAAAGCCAACTGGAAGACCTTATAAAGGTATTGAATAGACAAGAACAGGTAAAGCTTTTAGGTTATAGAGATGACGTAGATGTATTGTTGAAAAGTTCAGATGTCTTTGTCCTGCCTTCTTTTTCAGAGGGAATGCCTGTGTCAGTCATCGAGGCCATGAGGGCAGCCAAACCGATAGTAGCGACAGATGTAGGGGGAATACCCGAGGAGGTGGTAGATGGAGTCAATGGTCTGCTGGTAAAGCCAGGGAACGTGGGAAAATTAAAAGAGGCTATACTTTACTTTCTCAACGATCCCCAACGCGGCCAAAGGTATGGTTTAAAAGGCTATGAAAGGTACAAGGAGTTGTTTAGCGCTGATAAAATGTGCGAAAAAGTCATTCAGGTGTACAGTGATGTACTTTGCGGTAAGTAG
- a CDS encoding Na/Pi cotransporter family protein, translating into MQYTVVAIKIFLGLCVFLFGVYFMNDALKGMATEKVKRLMARVSRSVLVNIFIGFAITALSGSSSGVIIMLISFIDAGVIDFGQAAAIIMGSNIGSTITVNIISFNAFYYTVYLVPIGVLGYILSRNSKLRCISQFVAGIGLLFYGIDYMSDSMMPLRENLNFVGMMQGIDDSPFKGLLIGIALVTIIQSSTVGIAMLQSLARADMISAFGAAPIVFGQNISTCFDTLIAAVITKNKSAKNAAYFHLLFNVFGTVIFMMLLNPLVDLSKAIGGNDPARQIAVIHTLFNVGTTLIILPFIKYIV; encoded by the coding sequence ATGCAATATACCGTTGTGGCTATAAAAATCTTTTTGGGGCTTTGCGTGTTTTTGTTTGGCGTGTATTTTATGAATGATGCCTTAAAAGGCATGGCTACAGAAAAAGTCAAAAGGCTCATGGCTCGTGTTTCCAGGAGTGTGCTTGTGAACATTTTTATAGGATTTGCTATAACCGCGTTGTCTGGGTCCAGCAGCGGGGTCATCATTATGTTGATCAGTTTTATCGATGCAGGCGTTATCGATTTTGGCCAGGCAGCAGCAATAATAATGGGATCTAATATAGGGTCAACTATAACCGTCAATATTATATCCTTTAACGCGTTTTATTATACTGTATATCTCGTTCCGATAGGTGTTTTGGGGTACATCTTGAGCCGAAATTCAAAGCTGAGGTGTATTTCTCAGTTTGTCGCAGGTATCGGTTTGTTATTTTACGGCATTGACTATATGAGCGATTCAATGATGCCATTGAGGGAAAACTTGAATTTTGTGGGAATGATGCAGGGGATCGACGACAGCCCTTTTAAAGGGTTGCTTATTGGTATTGCTTTAGTTACTATTATTCAATCCTCCACAGTGGGAATTGCCATGTTGCAGTCCCTTGCCAGGGCTGATATGATATCTGCTTTTGGCGCAGCGCCTATAGTGTTTGGGCAGAATATCAGCACGTGTTTTGATACATTGATAGCAGCGGTTATAACTAAAAATAAAAGCGCAAAAAACGCGGCGTATTTTCACTTGTTGTTTAATGTATTTGGCACCGTGATATTTATGATGCTGTTAAATCCACTGGTGGACTTATCAAAGGCAATCGGTGGCAATGACCCTGCCAGACAGATTGCCGTTATCCACACGCTATTTAATGTAGGAACCACTTTAATAATACTGCCGTTTATCAAATATATAGTTTAA
- a CDS encoding MGDG synthase family glycosyltransferase, with the protein MGKRILILSEKVGEGHERAAKAVQKAIYALEPSAHVLILNPWKTFYPALTQLSTETYLMTLKVKPELWGYIYDKERAQRGKKIIKVVGKGIYFQMDRILRRFKPDFIVCTHPFTYYAIYQFKKELFKSGVKIASIVTDFDIHSYWIDECVDIYFVASDDVKEKIIKAGVKGDNVYSTGIPVDIAFSSKPDKLEMRSKLGFKPEMPLILIMGGGLGLGNIENIAREISRVRRSYQVVLIAGNNEELKNETKAIARKSLTLMHVTGFVDNVNEYMAASDLIVTKAGGLTISEALAMDLPIIISTALPGQETYNLDFLLKKGAALKADSPAEIIDAIDRLLRDQELYNRIKDNCKKISKPNSSIEVSKVILNEIEKSRNFFESIQ; encoded by the coding sequence ATGGGAAAAAGAATTTTAATACTATCAGAAAAAGTCGGAGAAGGTCATGAGCGGGCAGCTAAAGCCGTTCAAAAGGCAATATACGCCTTAGAACCTTCTGCCCACGTCTTAATTTTGAATCCCTGGAAGACATTTTACCCTGCTCTGACACAGTTATCCACAGAGACATACCTGATGACACTAAAAGTAAAGCCAGAGCTATGGGGTTATATATACGATAAGGAAAGAGCTCAGAGAGGCAAAAAAATAATAAAAGTCGTAGGCAAAGGCATATACTTCCAGATGGACAGAATACTCCGGCGTTTTAAACCCGATTTCATCGTGTGCACCCATCCGTTTACGTACTATGCGATATATCAGTTCAAAAAAGAGCTTTTTAAGTCAGGCGTAAAAATAGCTTCTATCGTCACAGACTTTGATATCCATAGTTACTGGATAGACGAATGCGTGGACATTTATTTTGTAGCCTCCGATGATGTAAAGGAGAAAATTATCAAAGCTGGAGTAAAAGGCGACAATGTGTATTCTACGGGAATCCCCGTAGACATAGCCTTCAGCTCCAAGCCAGACAAACTAGAGATGAGGTCAAAATTAGGCTTTAAACCTGAAATGCCATTAATTTTGATAATGGGAGGAGGGCTAGGCCTGGGCAATATAGAAAATATAGCCCGGGAAATATCCAGAGTACGCCGCAGTTATCAGGTAGTTTTAATAGCTGGCAATAACGAAGAGCTAAAAAACGAAACAAAAGCCATAGCTCGCAAATCCCTTACTCTTATGCACGTTACAGGATTCGTGGACAATGTAAATGAGTACATGGCCGCATCAGATCTCATAGTCACAAAAGCAGGGGGATTGACCATATCTGAAGCCCTGGCCATGGATTTGCCCATTATCATAAGCACCGCATTGCCTGGCCAGGAAACATACAATCTGGATTTTCTGCTAAAAAAAGGAGCAGCCCTTAAAGCAGACAGTCCTGCAGAAATAATCGATGCCATTGACAGGCTGCTGAGAGATCAAGAGCTATATAATCGCATAAAAGATAATTGCAAAAAGATTTCAAAGCCCAATTCCTCTATAGAGGTGTCAAAAGTAATATTAAACGAAATAGAAAAAAGCAGAAATTTTTTTGAGTCCATACAATAA